The Saccharopolyspora gloriosae genome has a segment encoding these proteins:
- a CDS encoding acyl-CoA dehydrogenase family protein has protein sequence MRWTLTEDQELFRSSFQGWLERFAPAEAVRGWLDSGDPSAFERRFADEGWFAIGSPEECGGQGGGLVELALAAEQLGGCAAPSAAWSAAVVAAPLLAGAPDLAAESLAEGEFAVLAVNADRPLDAGGAVSRSGGTVPNVLGADRARRFVVPIRENGRLALAVVDAADVELVPRELLDRSRSVAEVVVPDLSRHDAIEVADGILAEAASRAAVLAAADSLGTAERMLTMAVDYSKQRQQFGVPIASFQAVKHAAAAMLVAVESARSLVYYAAASVEQGHEDAALHAAAAKSQTCPAAEDVADSALTMHGAIGYTWEHDLHLFYKRAKLNSRLFGSSKTWNERLATALPLLPAA, from the coding sequence ATGCGGTGGACATTGACCGAGGACCAGGAGCTGTTCAGGTCCTCCTTCCAGGGGTGGCTCGAACGGTTCGCCCCGGCGGAGGCCGTGCGCGGCTGGCTGGACTCCGGCGACCCCTCTGCGTTCGAGCGGCGGTTCGCCGACGAAGGCTGGTTCGCCATCGGCTCACCGGAGGAATGCGGCGGCCAAGGCGGCGGCCTGGTCGAACTGGCGCTGGCAGCCGAGCAGCTAGGCGGTTGCGCGGCGCCCTCGGCGGCCTGGTCGGCCGCAGTGGTGGCGGCGCCGCTGCTCGCCGGAGCACCCGACCTGGCGGCAGAATCCCTCGCTGAGGGCGAGTTCGCCGTGCTCGCGGTGAACGCCGACCGCCCGCTGGACGCCGGTGGCGCGGTGTCGCGGAGCGGAGGCACCGTGCCGAACGTGCTCGGTGCGGACAGGGCGCGGCGGTTCGTCGTGCCGATCCGCGAGAACGGGCGGCTCGCATTGGCCGTGGTGGACGCGGCGGACGTGGAGCTCGTGCCGCGCGAACTGCTCGATCGCAGCCGTTCGGTCGCCGAGGTCGTCGTTCCGGACCTGTCGCGGCACGACGCGATCGAGGTCGCCGACGGCATCCTCGCCGAGGCCGCATCTCGTGCGGCCGTCCTGGCGGCGGCGGACAGCCTCGGGACGGCTGAGCGCATGCTGACGATGGCGGTGGACTACAGCAAGCAACGACAGCAGTTCGGCGTACCGATCGCGTCGTTCCAGGCCGTCAAGCACGCCGCGGCCGCCATGCTGGTCGCCGTCGAATCCGCGCGTTCGCTCGTCTACTACGCGGCGGCGTCCGTGGAGCAGGGGCATGAAGACGCCGCACTGCACGCCGCCGCGGCCAAATCCCAGACGTGTCCGGCAGCCGAGGACGTGGCCGACAGCGCGCTGACCATGCACGGTGCGATCGGCTACACGTGGGAGCACGACCTCCACCTGTTCTACAAGCGGGCGAAGCTCAACTCGCGCTTGTTCGGCTCGTCGAAGACGTGGAACGAGCGCTTGGCCACGGCCCTCCCACTGCTGCCGGCCGCCTAG
- a CDS encoding acetyl-CoA hydrolase/transferase family protein yields the protein MIDLSPHVRPGIGVWWSQAGAEPTPLVHALLDQADDLGPVRAFCGLSWDQRLVRELPSSVSLSSYGALGQLRRLSRAGRLNVVPCHYSALPRLFAEGALPADVGFVQVSPPDAAGTCSLGIGVDYIADAIAHTPVLIAEINRRMPVTAGAARLPLSRFAAVVETDRPVGEAPARPADDVEQAIARNVAELIEDGDTLQMGVGSLPAAVLDRLAGHQDLGFHTGMISDGVLSLVEKGVLTGARKEIDPGLIVTGAALGSSELYERLGDLPVEFRPASYTHSPATLSRLRSLVSINSAIEVDLTGQVCSERRRGDYIGAIGGQVDFSRAAALTGARSIITLRATSGENSTIVPTPTGPVTTGRSDVDIVVTEHGAAHLRGCDLPERTRRLTAIAGPEHRDALSRAAIQ from the coding sequence GTGATCGACCTGTCACCCCACGTCCGGCCAGGGATCGGCGTCTGGTGGAGCCAGGCCGGTGCCGAGCCGACGCCGCTGGTGCACGCGTTGCTCGATCAGGCCGACGATCTCGGGCCCGTGCGCGCGTTCTGCGGGCTGAGCTGGGACCAACGGCTGGTTCGCGAGCTGCCGAGCAGCGTGTCGCTGTCCTCCTACGGAGCCCTCGGCCAATTGCGCCGGCTCAGCCGGGCCGGGCGGCTCAACGTGGTTCCCTGCCACTACTCCGCCTTGCCGCGGTTGTTCGCGGAGGGAGCGTTGCCGGCTGACGTGGGATTCGTCCAGGTGTCCCCGCCCGACGCCGCGGGCACTTGCTCGCTGGGAATCGGGGTGGACTACATCGCGGACGCGATCGCGCACACCCCGGTGCTGATCGCCGAGATCAACCGCAGGATGCCGGTCACGGCAGGGGCCGCGCGCCTGCCGCTGAGCCGGTTCGCCGCCGTGGTCGAGACCGACCGCCCTGTCGGCGAAGCACCCGCTCGCCCGGCCGACGACGTCGAACAGGCGATCGCGCGGAACGTCGCCGAGTTGATCGAGGACGGCGACACCCTGCAGATGGGCGTCGGCTCACTGCCCGCCGCCGTGCTCGACCGCCTCGCCGGACATCAGGACCTCGGCTTCCACACCGGGATGATCTCCGACGGCGTGCTGAGCCTGGTGGAGAAGGGCGTGCTCACCGGGGCGCGGAAGGAGATCGACCCCGGGCTGATCGTCACCGGCGCCGCGCTCGGCAGCTCCGAGCTCTACGAGCGGCTGGGAGACCTGCCCGTCGAGTTCCGCCCGGCCAGCTACACGCACTCGCCTGCGACGCTGTCCCGGCTGCGATCCCTCGTGTCGATCAACTCCGCCATCGAGGTCGACCTCACCGGCCAGGTGTGCTCCGAGCGGCGGCGCGGGGACTACATCGGCGCGATCGGCGGGCAGGTCGACTTCTCCAGAGCGGCGGCGCTCACCGGAGCGCGGTCGATCATCACGCTCAGGGCGACTTCCGGGGAGAACTCCACGATCGTTCCCACTCCTACCGGGCCGGTCACCACGGGACGCTCCGATGTGGACATCGTGGTCACCGAGCACGGCGCGGCACACCTGCGGGGGTGCGACCTGCCGGAGCGGACACGCAGGCTGACGGCCATCGCCGGACCCGAGCACCGGGACGCGCTGTCCAGGGCGGCCATCCAGTGA
- a CDS encoding enoyl-CoA hydratase-related protein encodes MHEFTDVTYEIDNGLAWITINRPERYNSFRAQTVDELVKAFKQAWASSEVGAICLTGAGEKAFCAGGDQKQRAETGDYGPSDSGLFEVDALHRVIRDVPKPVIAAVNGFAIGGGHVLHVLCDLTIAADTAVFGQNGPRVGSFDAGFGSAYLARVLGEKRAREVWFLCRRYSAAQAENWGLVNKVVAPAELHSEVRAWADEILALSPTTLKVLKQSFNTDTEHFASVGSLAYSYLKTFGESDEAKEGVNAFNEKRKPDFSPYRGA; translated from the coding sequence ATGCACGAGTTCACCGACGTGACGTACGAGATCGACAACGGGCTGGCCTGGATCACCATCAACCGTCCCGAACGGTACAACTCGTTCCGCGCGCAGACCGTCGACGAGCTGGTCAAGGCGTTCAAGCAGGCCTGGGCGAGCTCGGAGGTCGGAGCCATCTGCCTGACGGGCGCCGGAGAGAAGGCGTTCTGCGCGGGCGGCGACCAGAAGCAGCGCGCCGAGACCGGCGACTACGGCCCATCCGATTCCGGCCTGTTCGAGGTCGACGCGCTGCACCGGGTCATCCGCGACGTGCCCAAGCCGGTGATCGCCGCCGTGAACGGTTTCGCCATCGGCGGCGGGCACGTGCTGCACGTGCTGTGCGACCTCACGATCGCCGCGGACACCGCGGTGTTCGGCCAGAACGGGCCGCGCGTCGGGTCGTTCGACGCTGGCTTCGGCAGTGCGTACCTCGCGCGCGTGCTCGGCGAGAAGCGGGCTCGCGAAGTGTGGTTCCTGTGCCGCCGCTACAGCGCGGCGCAGGCCGAGAACTGGGGCCTGGTGAACAAGGTCGTGGCGCCGGCCGAGCTGCACTCCGAAGTGCGCGCCTGGGCGGACGAGATCCTCGCACTGTCGCCGACCACGCTCAAGGTCCTCAAGCAGTCCTTCAACACCGACACCGAGCACTTCGCCAGCGTCGGATCGCTGGCGTACTCCTACCTCAAGACGTTCGGGGAGTCCGACGAGGCGAAGGAAGGCGTCAACGCCTTCAACGAGAAGCGCAAGCCGGACTTCTCCCCCTACCGCGGCGCTTGA
- a CDS encoding enoyl-CoA hydratase translates to MSEYETIEIERTGRVATVKLNRPQALNALNLQLMREVTEEVAALDQDDHVGCILLTGSPKAFAAGADIKEMQSQSYMDVYLNDWFAGWDRLAAVRKPLVAAVSGYALGGGCELAMLCDVIIAAESAKFGQPEIKLGVIPGIGGSQRLTRAIGKAKAMEMCLTGRTMSAPEAERSGLVARVVPDDALLGEAMETAGTVAGMSGPVTMMVKECVNRAFETTLAEGVRFERRTFHATFATEDQKEGMAAFVDKRPPSFSHR, encoded by the coding sequence ATGAGCGAGTACGAGACCATCGAGATCGAGCGCACCGGCAGGGTGGCCACGGTCAAGCTGAACCGGCCGCAAGCGCTGAACGCGTTGAACCTCCAGCTGATGCGGGAGGTCACCGAGGAGGTGGCCGCGCTCGACCAGGACGATCATGTTGGTTGCATCCTGCTGACCGGTTCTCCCAAGGCGTTCGCGGCCGGTGCTGACATCAAGGAGATGCAGTCGCAGTCCTACATGGACGTTTACCTCAACGACTGGTTCGCCGGGTGGGATCGGCTCGCCGCGGTGCGCAAGCCGCTGGTGGCGGCGGTGTCCGGTTACGCGCTCGGCGGTGGCTGCGAGCTCGCCATGCTGTGCGACGTGATCATCGCCGCGGAGAGCGCGAAGTTCGGGCAGCCGGAGATCAAGCTGGGCGTGATCCCGGGCATCGGTGGATCGCAGCGGCTCACCCGCGCTATCGGGAAGGCCAAGGCGATGGAGATGTGCTTGACCGGGCGGACGATGAGCGCTCCGGAAGCTGAACGCAGCGGTCTCGTCGCTCGGGTGGTGCCCGACGACGCGCTGCTCGGAGAAGCGATGGAGACCGCTGGAACCGTGGCGGGCATGTCGGGGCCGGTGACGATGATGGTCAAGGAGTGCGTGAACCGGGCGTTCGAGACCACCTTGGCTGAAGGCGTTCGCTTCGAGCGCCGCACGTTCCACGCGACCTTCGCGACTGAGGACCAGAAGGAAGGCATGGCGGCCTTCGTGGACAAGCGGCCGCCGTCGTTCTCGCACCGCTGA
- a CDS encoding (Fe-S)-binding protein translates to MGALQLVLGLICLAVTAVAVVMVVKTVRRMISSIRLGQPDPTRRGPFGARFGNMLKEVLGHTKMLKWGHVGVAHWFVMAGFGGLSLSVLEAYFEVFVPTFETPVLSWFGPWNLIVELLGITTVLGGFWLIAVRQLNHPRRAGRVSRFQGSNFGQAYFVEAVVVLEGFGIMGLRAFKQASDLFEAPLWSSPITYALGAVLPSSTAAISLFAGFKILSAMIWVIVIASNITMGVAWHRFTAFFNIYFKREVGDGRALGALQPMMSGGKELDFEEADPDEDVFGVGKVEDFKWKGWLDFTTCTECGRCQSQCPAWNTAKPLSPKLLVTSLRDHAYAKAPYLLAGGGKDMAGDEVGITGDGAEEKLASINALALAEAERPLVGGPEEMGVIDPEVLWGCTNCGACVEQCPVDIEHVDHIVDMRRYQVLIESNFPTELGGMFKNLENKGNPWGQNAKDRLNWTEELDFEVPVFDGELAEDTEYVFWVGCAGAFEDRAKKTTRAVSELLHMAGVKYTVLGGEETCTGDPARRAGNEFLFQMLAQQNVETLNSVFEGREPGKRKIVATCAHCFNSLANEYSQLGGNFEVVHHTQLLNKLVREKRLTPVAPVAEDVTYHDPCFLGRHNKVYTPPRDLVGASGANFREMPRHGDRSMCCGAGGARMWMEEKTGKRINVERVDEALGTAPQKIATGCPFCRVMLNDGLTARQNEGAASENVEVLDVAQLLLSSVKRGGSSTQDG, encoded by the coding sequence ATGGGTGCTCTGCAGCTGGTCCTGGGCCTGATCTGCCTGGCCGTCACGGCCGTCGCGGTGGTCATGGTCGTCAAGACCGTGCGGCGGATGATCTCGTCCATCCGTCTCGGACAACCGGACCCGACCAGGCGTGGCCCATTCGGGGCGAGGTTCGGGAACATGCTCAAGGAGGTCTTGGGCCACACCAAGATGCTCAAGTGGGGCCACGTCGGTGTGGCGCACTGGTTCGTCATGGCCGGCTTCGGCGGCCTGAGCCTGAGCGTGCTGGAGGCCTACTTCGAGGTCTTCGTCCCCACCTTCGAAACCCCGGTGCTGAGCTGGTTCGGCCCGTGGAACCTGATCGTCGAACTGCTCGGCATCACCACGGTGCTCGGCGGTTTCTGGCTGATCGCGGTGCGCCAGCTCAACCACCCGCGCCGCGCGGGCCGCGTGTCGCGGTTCCAGGGCTCCAACTTCGGCCAGGCGTACTTCGTCGAGGCCGTCGTGGTGCTGGAAGGCTTCGGCATCATGGGCCTGCGCGCGTTCAAGCAGGCATCGGACCTGTTCGAGGCGCCGCTGTGGTCCTCGCCGATCACCTACGCGCTGGGTGCCGTCCTGCCTTCGAGCACGGCGGCGATCTCCCTCTTCGCCGGGTTCAAGATCCTGTCCGCGATGATCTGGGTCATCGTCATCGCCTCGAACATCACGATGGGCGTGGCGTGGCACCGGTTCACCGCGTTCTTCAACATCTACTTCAAGCGCGAGGTCGGCGACGGCCGGGCGCTGGGCGCGCTGCAGCCGATGATGTCCGGCGGCAAGGAGCTCGACTTCGAGGAAGCCGACCCCGACGAGGACGTGTTCGGCGTCGGCAAGGTCGAGGACTTCAAGTGGAAGGGCTGGCTGGACTTCACGACCTGCACCGAGTGCGGTCGCTGCCAGTCCCAGTGCCCCGCGTGGAACACCGCGAAGCCGCTGTCGCCGAAGCTGCTGGTCACCTCGCTGCGCGACCACGCCTACGCGAAGGCCCCGTACCTGCTGGCCGGTGGCGGCAAGGACATGGCGGGCGACGAGGTCGGCATCACCGGCGACGGCGCCGAGGAGAAGCTGGCGAGCATCAACGCGCTGGCGCTGGCCGAGGCCGAGCGCCCGCTGGTCGGCGGCCCCGAGGAGATGGGCGTCATCGACCCCGAGGTCCTGTGGGGCTGCACCAACTGCGGCGCCTGCGTCGAGCAGTGCCCGGTGGACATCGAGCACGTCGACCACATCGTCGACATGCGCCGCTACCAGGTGCTGATCGAGTCGAACTTCCCCACCGAGCTCGGCGGGATGTTCAAGAACCTGGAGAACAAGGGCAACCCGTGGGGCCAGAACGCCAAGGACCGGTTGAACTGGACCGAGGAACTGGACTTCGAGGTCCCGGTTTTCGACGGTGAGCTCGCCGAGGACACCGAGTACGTGTTCTGGGTCGGCTGCGCCGGTGCCTTCGAGGACCGCGCGAAGAAGACCACCCGTGCGGTGTCCGAGCTGCTGCACATGGCCGGGGTGAAGTACACGGTGCTCGGCGGCGAGGAGACCTGCACCGGTGACCCGGCCAGGCGAGCGGGCAACGAGTTCCTGTTCCAGATGCTCGCGCAGCAGAACGTCGAGACGCTGAACTCGGTGTTCGAGGGCCGTGAGCCCGGCAAGCGCAAGATCGTCGCCACGTGCGCGCACTGCTTCAACAGCCTCGCCAACGAGTACTCGCAGCTCGGCGGGAACTTCGAGGTCGTGCACCACACGCAGCTGCTGAACAAGCTGGTCCGCGAGAAGCGCCTCACCCCGGTCGCCCCGGTCGCCGAGGACGTGACCTACCACGACCCCTGCTTCCTGGGTCGGCACAACAAGGTCTACACGCCGCCGCGTGACCTGGTCGGCGCCTCCGGTGCGAACTTCCGCGAGATGCCGCGCCACGGCGACCGCTCCATGTGCTGCGGCGCGGGCGGCGCCCGGATGTGGATGGAGGAGAAGACCGGCAAGCGCATCAACGTGGAGCGCGTCGACGAGGCGCTGGGCACCGCGCCCCAGAAGATCGCCACCGGCTGCCCGTTCTGCCGCGTGATGCTCAACGACGGCCTCACCGCCCGCCAGAACGAAGGCGCGGCGTCGGAGAACGTCGAGGTCCTCGACGTCGCACAGCTGCTGCTGTCCTCGGTGAAGCGCGGCGGTTCATCCACGCAGGACGGATGA
- a CDS encoding FadR/GntR family transcriptional regulator → MADSPKSPRSAVRLAPMEVPKASDVLAGDLRERILSGEFVEDTQLPPERDLVTQTQMSRSTVREALRILEVQGLVRIKSGRAGGAFVQRPSQNSVATSMSLLIRGRQLRLSSLLETREAIEPVCARLAAQNRTDDELAVLDQANKALETAEGNLSDFLNANIDWHIGVATASHNELLEALMIALSKAIYTATENEAFVDAEVRGVTARAHKSITTAIRQKNPDAAVRRMTRHVHSYAKAVLETDERVEIPVDD, encoded by the coding sequence GTGGCTGACTCACCCAAGAGCCCTCGTTCTGCGGTGCGACTGGCGCCGATGGAAGTGCCGAAGGCTTCCGACGTGCTCGCCGGCGACTTGCGCGAGCGCATCCTCAGCGGGGAGTTCGTCGAGGACACCCAGCTCCCACCGGAGCGAGATCTCGTCACCCAAACCCAGATGAGCCGCAGCACGGTCCGCGAGGCCTTGCGCATCCTCGAGGTCCAGGGGCTGGTGCGCATCAAGTCCGGCCGTGCGGGTGGCGCGTTCGTGCAGCGACCGAGCCAGAACTCGGTCGCAACGTCGATGAGCCTGCTGATCCGGGGACGTCAGCTCCGCCTCTCGTCCCTGCTGGAGACGCGCGAGGCCATCGAGCCCGTCTGCGCCCGGCTCGCGGCGCAGAACCGCACCGACGACGAGCTGGCGGTGCTGGACCAGGCGAACAAGGCGCTGGAGACGGCCGAAGGGAACCTCTCGGACTTCCTAAACGCGAACATCGACTGGCACATCGGCGTGGCCACCGCGAGCCACAACGAACTGCTGGAGGCCCTGATGATCGCGCTGTCCAAGGCGATCTACACGGCCACCGAGAACGAAGCGTTCGTCGACGCCGAGGTCCGCGGGGTGACGGCGCGGGCGCACAAGTCCATCACCACCGCGATCCGCCAGAAGAACCCCGACGCCGCGGTGCGCCGGATGACCCGGCACGTGCACTCCTACGCCAAGGCCGTGTTGGAGACCGACGAGCGCGTCGAGATTCCGGTCGACGACTGA
- a CDS encoding AMP-binding protein: MALMTVRDRYGEDEIRAHHSNGIWREQRLFDVVEQHAAERGDRLFGTDSTTSCTYRELRDAALRLATGLARRGIVPGDRVAVQLPNWTEFFVIATAIARVGAVVVPIMPIYRRDEVGYIIESAGVRAVFTAPEYRGFDHAGLFLDLARAHPYLHTVVVVRSEEVPGGAVRYHDMFEDPWTADFGPGTGPDEPFTIMYSSGTTTHPKGCVHTFNTMCAGARLLGQAWRYGPADVQFGPSPITHTTGFVTSYLLPLLHGASSHLVERWEPHEGLERIAKFGCTAAVTATTFLQSVIEVYDPDVHDARTMRFWTSAGAPVPGSVVESAREVLPDMQVLSLYGRTENITTTTCTVEDDPSRALTSDGRALPHQEVRIVGMEGEELPRGEQGDIAYRGAMNCLGYINQPEETAANYTADGFHRSGDLGVMDDDGFVRVTGRVKDIIIRGGLNISVRQVEDLLAAHPAVREIACVGMPDQRLGEKMCAYLVPVDEADPPTFEEIKAYLLDAGLAIQKVPERLELIGEMPATATGKIKKHVLRADIKSRLLE; the protein is encoded by the coding sequence ATGGCGCTCATGACCGTGCGCGACCGTTATGGCGAGGATGAGATCCGCGCCCACCACAGCAACGGGATCTGGCGCGAGCAGCGGCTGTTCGACGTGGTCGAGCAGCACGCCGCTGAGCGCGGGGACCGCTTGTTCGGCACCGACTCGACCACCTCGTGCACGTACCGGGAGCTGCGGGACGCGGCGCTGCGCCTGGCGACCGGACTGGCACGGCGGGGGATCGTGCCCGGGGATCGGGTGGCGGTGCAGTTGCCCAACTGGACCGAGTTCTTCGTGATCGCCACGGCGATCGCGCGCGTCGGCGCGGTCGTGGTCCCGATCATGCCCATCTACCGCAGGGACGAGGTCGGCTACATCATCGAGAGCGCCGGTGTGCGCGCGGTGTTCACGGCCCCCGAGTACCGGGGTTTCGACCACGCCGGCCTCTTCCTCGACCTGGCCCGTGCACACCCGTACTTGCACACGGTGGTCGTCGTCCGGTCCGAGGAGGTTCCCGGCGGCGCCGTGCGGTATCACGACATGTTCGAGGACCCGTGGACCGCGGACTTCGGGCCGGGCACCGGACCCGACGAGCCGTTCACGATCATGTACAGCTCCGGGACGACCACCCACCCCAAGGGCTGCGTGCACACCTTCAACACGATGTGCGCGGGCGCCCGGCTGCTCGGACAGGCGTGGCGCTACGGCCCGGCGGACGTCCAGTTCGGACCGTCGCCCATCACGCACACCACGGGCTTCGTCACCAGCTACCTGCTGCCGCTGCTCCACGGCGCGTCTTCGCACTTGGTGGAGAGGTGGGAACCGCACGAGGGGCTGGAGCGGATCGCGAAGTTCGGCTGCACGGCGGCGGTGACCGCGACGACCTTCCTGCAATCGGTGATCGAGGTGTACGACCCGGACGTGCACGACGCGCGGACCATGCGCTTCTGGACGTCGGCCGGGGCGCCGGTACCGGGCAGCGTGGTCGAATCCGCCCGCGAGGTCCTCCCGGACATGCAGGTTCTCAGCCTCTACGGCAGGACGGAGAACATCACCACCACGACGTGCACGGTGGAGGACGACCCGTCCCGAGCGCTCACTTCGGACGGACGTGCGCTGCCGCATCAGGAAGTGCGGATCGTGGGGATGGAAGGCGAGGAGCTGCCCAGGGGCGAACAAGGCGACATCGCCTACCGCGGGGCGATGAACTGCCTCGGGTACATCAACCAGCCGGAAGAGACTGCAGCCAACTACACCGCGGACGGCTTCCACCGCTCCGGTGATCTGGGGGTCATGGACGACGACGGATTCGTGCGGGTCACCGGCCGGGTCAAGGACATCATCATCCGGGGCGGGCTGAACATCAGCGTCCGGCAGGTCGAAGACCTGCTGGCGGCGCATCCGGCGGTCCGCGAGATCGCTTGCGTCGGCATGCCCGATCAGCGGCTGGGCGAGAAGATGTGCGCCTACCTGGTTCCGGTCGACGAGGCGGATCCGCCGACGTTCGAGGAGATCAAGGCCTACTTGCTGGACGCGGGTCTGGCGATCCAGAAGGTGCCGGAGCGGCTGGAACTCATCGGCGAGATGCCCGCTACTGCCACCGGAAAGATCAAGAAGCACGTGCTGCGGGCCGACATCAAGAGCAGGCTGTTGGAGTGA
- a CDS encoding zinc-binding dehydrogenase, with product MYAVVLREFGLAENLRCEELAEPPAKPGWVTVRLRASALNWHDVLVRQGKYESELPHVPGADGAGTRVDTGEEVVVLPSLWWGEDESAPGPGWEILGDHHAGTYAELVAVPADCVFPKPARLGWRAAAALPLVGLTTYRALFTRGRLGKGESLLVLGAGGGVATMAVQLGAACGAEVVVTSSSQDKIDRARELGAAGGVLYMDDDWCEQAKRMSPGGRGFDVVLDPVGSWQESIRSLRPGGRLVVLGASLRSDAVLDVRHFYFGQYDLLGTTVGSPRDFSGLLSLVDSGAVGAPVVDRAFPLDRAAEAHAHLERGSGFGKVVLEHE from the coding sequence GTGTACGCGGTAGTGCTGCGGGAGTTCGGTCTCGCGGAGAACCTTCGCTGCGAAGAGCTCGCCGAACCGCCCGCGAAGCCGGGCTGGGTGACCGTGCGGCTGCGGGCGAGCGCGCTCAACTGGCACGACGTGCTGGTCCGCCAGGGGAAGTACGAATCCGAGCTGCCGCACGTTCCGGGGGCGGATGGAGCGGGCACCCGGGTCGACACCGGTGAAGAGGTGGTCGTCCTCCCCTCGCTGTGGTGGGGAGAGGACGAGAGCGCTCCGGGGCCGGGGTGGGAGATCCTCGGCGATCACCACGCGGGCACCTACGCGGAGCTCGTCGCGGTGCCCGCCGATTGCGTGTTCCCCAAACCGGCGCGGCTGGGTTGGCGAGCGGCCGCCGCGCTTCCCCTGGTCGGGCTGACCACCTACCGCGCGCTGTTCACGCGCGGCCGCCTCGGGAAGGGCGAATCGCTCCTCGTGCTCGGCGCCGGTGGTGGTGTCGCGACGATGGCGGTGCAGCTCGGGGCGGCGTGCGGTGCGGAGGTTGTCGTCACATCCTCGTCACAGGACAAGATCGACCGGGCGCGGGAACTCGGAGCCGCTGGTGGCGTGCTCTACATGGACGACGACTGGTGCGAGCAGGCGAAGCGGATGTCCCCGGGCGGCCGTGGTTTCGACGTCGTGCTGGATCCGGTGGGCAGCTGGCAGGAATCGATTCGCTCACTGCGGCCTGGTGGGCGGCTCGTGGTGCTGGGCGCGTCGCTGCGCTCGGACGCGGTGCTCGACGTGCGGCACTTCTACTTCGGCCAGTACGACCTGCTCGGGACGACGGTGGGAAGCCCGCGGGACTTCTCCGGCCTGCTCTCGCTCGTGGACAGCGGCGCGGTCGGAGCCCCGGTGGTCGACCGGGCCTTCCCGCTGGATCGGGCAGCCGAGGCGCACGCGCACCTGGAGCGGGGGAGCGGGTTCGGCAAGGTCGTTCTCGAACACGAGTGA
- a CDS encoding acyl-CoA dehydrogenase family protein: MTEDQATIRKAVAELAGKFSDQYWLEKDAAHEFPAEFYDAFARGGWLGITTPEEFGGHGYGITEASLLLEEVSASGGGMNAASSMHLSIFGMHPVIVHGSEELKRRNLPRIVNGDLHVCFGVTEPEAGLDTTKITTFARRDGDDYVVNGRKVWISKAQESEKVLLLTRTTKFEDAKKKTDGLTLFFTELDRDHVDIRPIDKMGRNAVSSNELFIDELRIPVEDRVGEEGQGFKYILDGLNPERMLVAAEALGLGRAALRKAVQYGNEREVFGRPIGMNQGLQFPLADSLARLDAAELALRKATWLYDNGKPCGREANTAKYLCADAGFQAADRALQTHGGMGYSEEYHVSRYFREARLLRIAPLSQEMVLNYLGSHVLGLPRSY, from the coding sequence TTGACCGAGGATCAAGCGACGATCCGCAAAGCGGTCGCCGAGTTGGCCGGGAAGTTCAGCGACCAGTACTGGCTGGAGAAGGATGCGGCGCACGAGTTCCCGGCCGAGTTCTACGACGCGTTCGCGCGAGGCGGGTGGTTGGGGATCACCACGCCCGAGGAGTTCGGCGGCCACGGGTACGGCATCACCGAGGCGTCGCTGTTGCTGGAGGAGGTCTCCGCCTCCGGCGGCGGGATGAACGCGGCCAGCTCGATGCACCTGTCGATCTTCGGGATGCATCCGGTGATCGTGCACGGTTCGGAAGAGCTGAAGCGCCGCAACCTCCCGCGCATCGTCAACGGCGACCTGCACGTGTGCTTCGGTGTCACCGAACCGGAAGCGGGGCTGGACACCACCAAGATCACCACGTTCGCGCGCCGCGACGGCGACGACTACGTGGTCAACGGCCGCAAGGTGTGGATCTCCAAGGCGCAGGAGTCCGAGAAGGTCCTGCTGCTGACGCGCACGACCAAGTTCGAGGACGCCAAGAAGAAGACCGACGGCCTCACGCTGTTCTTCACCGAGCTGGACCGCGACCACGTGGACATCCGTCCTATCGACAAGATGGGACGCAACGCCGTCAGCTCCAACGAGCTGTTCATCGATGAGCTGCGCATCCCGGTCGAGGACCGCGTCGGCGAAGAGGGCCAGGGCTTCAAGTACATCTTGGACGGCCTGAACCCGGAGCGGATGCTGGTCGCCGCCGAGGCGCTCGGGCTCGGCCGCGCGGCGTTGCGCAAAGCCGTGCAGTACGGCAACGAGCGGGAGGTCTTCGGGCGCCCGATCGGCATGAACCAGGGACTCCAGTTCCCGCTCGCGGACTCGCTCGCCCGGCTGGACGCCGCGGAGCTGGCGCTGCGCAAGGCGACCTGGCTCTACGACAACGGAAAGCCCTGCGGTCGCGAGGCCAACACGGCGAAGTACCTCTGCGCCGACGCGGGCTTCCAAGCCGCCGACCGAGCGCTCCAGACCCACGGGGGCATGGGGTACTCGGAGGAATACCACGTCTCCCGCTACTTCCGGGAGGCTCGCCTGCTGCGGATCGCTCCGCTCAGCCAGGAGATGGTCCTGAACTACCTCGGTTCGCACGTCCTCGGTCTTCCCAGGAGCTACTGA